A stretch of the Ostrea edulis chromosome 9, xbOstEdul1.1, whole genome shotgun sequence genome encodes the following:
- the LOC130050213 gene encoding uncharacterized protein LOC130050213 — MWMSDASMPIVGQYKCRSSYGSNFSKADIRRQIKLFNVKYASSWIKHPKSAQSKVTTTMEELTASSFRRAVGHFQQPLKFLIEAKCPFSARTMTIKEACANVGISLLNVM; from the exons ATGTGGATGTCTGATGCCAGTATGCCCATAGTGGGGCAGTATAAGTGTCGATCTTCATATGGCAGCAACTTTTCAAAGGCAG atataagaaggcaaataaaactgttcaatgtaaaatacGCCAGTAGTTGGATAAAACATCCAAAGTCGGCACAGTCAAAGGTCACAACAACAATGGAGGAATTAACTGCATCCTCATTCCGAAGGGCAGTAGGCCATTTTCAGCAACCCCTGAAATTCTTAATTGAGGCTAAGTGCCCATTTTCAGCTcgaacaatgacaattaaagaggCCTGTGCAAATGTTGGGATTTCCCTCTTA AATGTGATGTAA